From the Diadema setosum chromosome 3, eeDiaSeto1, whole genome shotgun sequence genome, the window CACTGGGAACATTTGAGCACTCCTCTGGTGCAGGTATGGTACATAACACTTTAGGAGAGTGCTCAAATGCACCCTATGATTGATATGCTGGCAGAAACTGCTTGTGTCACATTCTCTTGTGGTGAATAAAAGAACTCCAAAAAACATATCATGTCTTACTGTATATTTCATGTAAAAACTGAGAAAACATGTCATACACATGTAATTATGTTGcagcaaatatatattttaaaatcatAGAACTTGTAAATAGAGAACTAAACACACTTCACATTTGCAATTAATCAATCTGAACTCCTCATGCCCTTGCTGACATCCTTCACACCCTAAATACACAGGTACAAACAAGTCCATGACATTAAAGGGTTTTGAGCGCTGCAATTGACAGTGAACATGATGTTTCACTTTACACACTGACCACCCACTGACCTTCAAACCATGTCTTTGGAAAGACATCTATGAGTCTGTCAACCTGTCAGATCTGTCTTCATACTAGAGACCCTGTGTTGGTCTTGAAGCTTGACACAATCATTTACAACTCCCAGGGTTACTAACATGGCTCCTTGCAACATGAAGACAGTCTGATTACCTGCTGCATCATCCATGCCAAGCAAAAGGACTAATGATTGTCTGCTCAATAACATTCACTCATTACTCCTACTCAAAGATGACAGTGAATTCCCGGCAGTCCTATTCCCTCTAGTTCTTTTCTTTGAAGTTCAGAAGACAAAAAATGGCAAGAGAAGAACACTCATTCAGCataaataacttttgaagatGAAGTATCTTGGGATTGTGGCTGCCTCAAAGAGCAAGGGTATCTCGTAACAGTTTTCTGACAGCTGTCCCAACAGATGCATTTGTTGGTCCCGAGTTCTGGTAGCTAATCTGCaatcaaagacaaaaatattggACAATATGATGTAATGCAGACTGCTTGCAGTCAGTATCATTATCAACttcacaaacaaatgaaattatCTATGAACCACTATCACAAAATTCTTTGTCCTAGAAATTTTAGTCTTAAGACAATTTGCCAGCTTTCTTACATATCAGCAGCCAAATACACTGGAAATGTAAAAAGAATAGAATTTAATTGctccactggaaaaaaaaaaaggcaagtgCCAACATGTGTCTTGcccattcgcgtagaagaaattaatgtttttctaactcccgaaagttcattgacctcacCTATGACCTTTCACCTTGTGGTCACCTTCAATTACCCAAGAGACATTTatcagccaagtttggtcacaaatggacatatggatcaaaagttatgagccataatcaaaacgttCTGTTagaacttaacattgggccctaaaagttcattgacccctgtctgtgacttTTGACTTTGTGATGTAcctcaactccccaagggacatctaccatccaagtctGGTcaagtaaagtagatgtgaatgatTGTACACatagtggtagagtagttaaacgtcctttacgccttgttttgtaaacaaatttaattatatctgttattttcacatgtacatgtacattatcacttatatttttgtattcatatattgtaaatatgtttgtactctcataccccgagagggggtcgatagagtcaataaaatcttacaaatgggtcacaaacggacatagggatcaaaagtaatgagccataatcgaaacgcgctgAAAAACTTAACAATGGGCCCTACGGTTctttgacccctgcctgtgaccttcgACTTTGAGGTGACTTTCATGTtttgtaaaatgtgtaactttgtataactactcttccctccaagtttgattgtaGAGAGCAGAGAGTTATTGCATTAGGTACGTTGCTACACTAGATGTCTCTGTACTATGTTTTcacaatatttgttttgtattttcttgtcaATCTCATGGAATCAGCAATTACAACCAAATAATAGTTTTACATGTTTCAGATTCTAAACTGAATCAAAACTCTCTCTTGTAATTTGCAAGCCTGTCTCAGTGCACCCCCTTCTCTCCAGAATGCTACCCCACACAGCTTGGACTAATTTCAGGGTCCTTGTGTGCTCACTTTAAACAGGTATGGCTGGACATCAGAGAATGATGTGTTGAACACAGTATCCAAGAGAGGTTGATTTGGTGCCTTGGGTAGGAAGTCGTGTCTATTCATGGCCTCCACCACACACACTACCTTCTCCCCCAACAGCTCTCCCAGCTTCTCCCTGTATGCTTGCCTCTCtggacacacacaaatatgaatGTAAAGACACTCATTACTAAAAGAGTTTATCAAATGTGTGAACAAAGGTGTTGATTAAATGACAGCAAGATATTCAGTGGGGtaaaggttcaggtgtgagtttcttcaactGTCTctctctacaaatgaaatttgttaagactgctgatctataaattaacaaacatgtcccactggttccttttttccaacATGTTTGTTAAGTTATAGATTGGCAATTGCgatcttcacaaatttcatttgtagagggagacaactTGAGGAAACTCACACCTGATAGGTGTTGATGTACAAAGAGAAAtattacataaatacatacatataatgaCAGCAAATTCTTATTTAGCACACTTCAGacttgaaaagaatttcaatgtgaatatttatttcaaattacTGAATCCCTTGCATTGAGTTattttgttgcaactgattgaacaATTGCCCTTCATTGAATTAATAGGCATCTGACCTATATTCGCTTTAACATATCAAATGAGCCTTCAGCATGAAGCCAGTAACACGCAGCCTTCTGCAGCTCACCATGCTCATTGCTGAGGGTCACAACATTGACGTGAAGTGTCCACACCTCCCATGGAATACTCTCATCAGGAAATGGCCacctgttcttcttcttctggtagAACTCCAGAGAAATCTTCACAAGAAGAcgttcaaaaacaaacaaaattaataagaACAGAGTGAACTCTGTTACAGTTGTACGTGACAAATTTTCAAGCAATGGCAACCTTTCACCTTCAAGAACATGTTTTgctattactgtaaaacacgacattttcgcggcatgaaattttcgcgagttgcctctttcttaaacattcaatgcataaagtgtagacaagagctttcatgtgcattttaatttcgtgaaattcgcgaaattaaaatgcacgcgaacattcctcgtttaaCAGTAACACTGATAAGGCTCGAAATGGAACCAAATGTACATACCGGTATGTGATAATTTGATTgtttaatttcatgtttctacctgggaaaagagaagaaaaatctgTGCTTTCTTCAAGCCTATCTCACGGGTTGATCCTAATGAGCCTGAAAAATTGATGGTCAGGATAGACAGAGATGCTGAAATCCAAGAAGGTAGTACTCCTTCAAGCAGAGATATTGTGAGCCCTTCTTCTTTTACCTCATCTATACAAACGTACTACTGCCAGCTTGGCAGGTTCTGAAGTTCCTGATTCCTTGAAACATTCATGCCATGTGGAAAAACATGACATTCCTTACGGCAGGCCAGTCACAGCTGCTGAGCCTGACACATAGAAATGGCTATGACTGGAGCTAAATCAGCCAACTACATGTGGCGAAAGCGATCATTTCCTTTCCACTAAATATAGACGGCCCCTTCCCAAGTGGTACAAGACTTTTTAGTGGCTGGATATAATGACAAAGATGCTGTGTTTTGCCATCCATGTTGCCAAGCGAAGCACAAAGGCGGAACTCAGGCACCAAAAGCGGAGGAAGAATTCATTGACAAAGGTTTCTCAAACTGGAAAAAGGCCATAGAGGTTTTCAAGAAACATGAAGCTAGCGCAGTTAACTGTCATGCGATCtatcaatgaaatcaatgaaagaaGGGGCAAACATTGCAAAACAGCATCTCTCACAGAAAGAGGTAGAGATGGAATCAGGAAGTTGATGTTTATACATGCactgacaattatttcatcCATATGGTACTTGTAATGACAAGGATTGCTACTTCATGGTCACGATGATGCCAAATTGAATCTCTACCACTTTCTCATGCTCCCCGCACAAGATTCTCAAGAGCTAGCTGACTGGTTGAAGGAAAGATCAAGTTGGAACTTGGCAGGGATACAGCATAAAATTGTCCACAAGATGGTCCACGGTGTCCTCAGGAGTGATCAAAGAGATCAAAGAATGTGGATCATTGGACTTTATATGGCTGATGTACAGTTGAACAGATGTTACTGTGTCTTTGTACAGTAACCGAGACCCTGAACGTTGAAGAGAGACTTCTTGAGCTGATCAGCTTGGAGAGGTGTGATACCTAAGTATCTACGCAGCCATCAGGGATGTCCCCACTGAATCTCAGTCTACAAACTTGCCAGAGTCAAACATTCGATGGTGCTGCAACCTTACAGGGATGTAAAAATGTTGTGGCAGCACAAACTGCTCATGCAGAATGCAGAGCTGTTCAGATCcactgttacatgtacatgcactgtGTGAATCTAGCTATAAAGGACATGGTATCAACACTGCCTATGATCCGCGATTTTCTACGACTCAGACCACTGTGAAATGCACATCTACTGTGATAAAGTCTGGCATCCAATCTCTCTGCCAAGCCAGATTCGATGTCAAATTTCAAGCACTAAATGGTCTCATGAAGCAACTCTGCATTCTTCCTGAGGTTCTTAGTACCATTGAATATGAATACCACTACCCAAACAGCTGGCTTCCACTGTTGACTTACATCTTTTGACCTGAACTTTGGTCTAGTAGTTTCCCACTGTCTGTTTGAAGTATCAGAAAGATTCAGAAAGGCACTACAGCGGGAAAGTGTGTCAACTGGAGAAGGGATAGGCATGGTCATCAAGTGTGCGATATCAAAAGAGCTGGACTCTCTAGTCGATTCATGGCAATACACAACAAGCTGAGGAGTTGGCTGCCAGGTATGATGCTGACAGACCACACCTGCCATGCCAATCTAGAGCATCTTATATGTTCCAGGAAGCTGACCCACACATATTCAAGACTCCAGACTCGCCACACATTCTTCATGGTGGTTTATGTCATGGTTACTAGACTAAATGACTGAATTGTGGATAAGGCATCCCTATGATCCACTCCACTGAGCAAATGTCTCATCTCCCTGGTGTACGATATAGCAGGCCAAGTGTGTACTACACTTTAACCACCTGATATAAAACAGTAATATGGATCCCAATCAAATGGTTGGCCGAGAGCTATCATGAGACCAGTCTTAATTTTTCCTAAGGGCACAAGGTTACCTTTCACTAAGCATGACAAATGGCTGGTATTAACAATCACCTGTCTGTGCTCTGCTGCAGTAGTGTCtgtgtattactgtaaaacaagaaattttcgcgtgcattttaattttgcgaatttcgcaagcgccaaaattcgcgaaattaaaatgcacgcgaaagtttttgtctacactacacgcattgaacaccagtggcaatttgcgaaaatttcatgccacgaaaagggctgtcagctccaattcgcgaaaatttcatgccgcgaatatgtcatgttttacagtatgattgcaattgtgtgtgtgtgtggttctgAATAGCTTGAACTCGGAGCTGTTGATGGCCCGGAAAGCTTGCAATAATGTCTGATGCAGAATTTAAATCATGTCACcactttataaaa encodes:
- the LOC140226558 gene encoding autophagy-related protein 101-like — translated: MNARSQAFELTVEGRQIEEVVLSLFHTLLFHRTTGKFHYKQEGTYSIGTVGMVETDCDYIDFSYIRCDSKDMDLYLRKEVAKFRDILKSNDGLHSGQISLEFYQKKKNRWPFPDESIPWEVWTLHVNVVTLSNEHERQAYREKLGELLGEKVVCVVEAMNRHDFLPKAPNQPLLDTVFNTSFSDVQPYLFKISYQNSGPTNASVGTAVRKLLRDTLAL